A single Blastopirellula retiformator DNA region contains:
- a CDS encoding transposase, with translation MGRPKRADEAGGIYHALNRGNSRAAIFDTPDDFDAFERILAEGLSRYPCQILAYQLMPNHWHLVVRPTADGGMSDLLRWVTLTHTMRRHAHCHTSGKGHIYQGRFKSFPVQDDGHFLVVCRYVERNARQAGLVTLAEDWKWGSLARWLAKPRRKPDLLTPWPIARPGHWKDRVNQAMSKKEVDAVRHAIRRGSPFGDPDWTQSTVRRLNLDSTLRPRGRPKKVAPG, from the coding sequence GTGGGTAGACCAAAGCGAGCAGACGAAGCCGGCGGCATCTATCATGCCTTGAATCGAGGCAACTCTCGGGCGGCGATCTTCGATACGCCGGACGATTTCGACGCGTTCGAGCGCATCTTGGCCGAGGGGCTGTCGCGGTACCCGTGTCAAATTTTAGCCTACCAACTGATGCCCAACCATTGGCATTTGGTCGTCCGCCCCACGGCTGACGGCGGCATGAGCGACTTGCTGCGGTGGGTCACCCTGACGCACACGATGCGCCGACACGCGCACTGCCACACTTCCGGCAAAGGGCACATCTATCAAGGGCGGTTCAAGAGTTTTCCGGTGCAAGACGACGGGCACTTTCTGGTCGTATGTCGTTATGTCGAACGCAATGCCCGGCAGGCTGGCCTGGTAACTTTGGCCGAAGACTGGAAATGGGGATCGCTCGCCCGTTGGTTGGCCAAGCCGCGGCGAAAGCCCGATCTCCTGACGCCGTGGCCGATCGCCCGACCTGGTCATTGGAAAGACCGAGTCAATCAGGCGATGTCCAAGAAAGAAGTCGACGCCGTCCGCCACGCGATCCGCCGAGGCTCCCCCTTCGGCGATCCCGATTGGACCCAATCAACCGTCCGCCGCCTGAACCTAGATTCCACCCTCCGCCCCCGCGGCAGGCCGAAGAAGGTAGCGCCTGGTTGA